In one Pseudomonas marginalis genomic region, the following are encoded:
- a CDS encoding DUF3077 domain-containing protein, with protein sequence MNAPNPSALTTLGVTPFSFHSDQPLFRVNSGVSLHEALHHVSDLPHVAKLLAEDAAMTKETDRHAWASHYLQEMSKAVIDDGVKVLESPGNTGL encoded by the coding sequence ATGAACGCTCCAAATCCCTCTGCGTTAACCACCCTCGGCGTCACCCCGTTCTCCTTTCACTCCGACCAACCTCTGTTCCGCGTCAACAGCGGTGTTTCCCTGCATGAAGCCTTGCATCACGTTTCCGACTTGCCCCACGTTGCCAAGCTCCTCGCCGAAGATGCAGCGATGACGAAGGAGACGGACCGTCATGCCTGGGCGTCGCATTACTTGCAGGAGATGAGCAAGGCGGTGATTGATGATGGGGTGAAGGTGTTGGAGTCGCCTGGGAATACCGGGCTGTAA
- a CDS encoding FecR domain-containing protein has product MRAEINPQVRDIAIDWLVRTQSGLMSAPDLEALRCWREASDEHEQAWQRVASLPLLQQPGANLLRDATARRALASAGPDMQKRRQLLKRLLVLGAVGTVAWQGAGSTPVRAALASHRTGTGERHQWALVDGSSLWLNTASAVNLDFNDQVRRIQMIEGELALNVRAESRPLQLITPDAILQSRDAQLQVRHDRQGTQVTVMGGQVQVHSRGQPTSSSLEAGWQARVDRLGIGVPSRPDLLVAQAWLRGILPADRLRLDALVAELSRYRPGVLRCHEQVSGLRLTGSFSLDDTDAALTLVARTLPVRIERMTRYWVSIVPA; this is encoded by the coding sequence ATGAGGGCCGAGATTAATCCGCAGGTGCGCGATATCGCCATTGATTGGCTTGTCAGGACGCAGTCCGGGCTTATGAGTGCGCCTGATCTGGAAGCATTGCGGTGTTGGCGCGAGGCGAGCGATGAGCATGAGCAGGCCTGGCAGCGTGTCGCCAGCTTGCCGCTGTTGCAGCAGCCCGGAGCGAATCTTTTGCGCGATGCCACCGCGCGCAGGGCACTGGCGTCGGCTGGGCCGGACATGCAGAAACGTCGGCAGTTACTCAAGCGCCTGTTGGTCCTTGGTGCGGTTGGCACAGTTGCCTGGCAAGGCGCGGGTTCCACGCCAGTGCGCGCCGCGCTGGCGAGCCACCGCACAGGAACAGGCGAGCGTCACCAGTGGGCCCTGGTTGATGGCAGCTCGCTATGGCTGAACACGGCCAGTGCGGTGAACCTGGATTTTAATGACCAGGTGCGGCGCATACAGATGATAGAGGGCGAGCTGGCCTTGAATGTGCGAGCAGAATCGCGCCCGCTGCAGTTGATCACGCCGGACGCGATCCTGCAGAGCCGCGATGCGCAGTTGCAAGTGCGCCATGACCGGCAGGGCACGCAGGTCACCGTCATGGGCGGCCAGGTGCAGGTGCACTCACGCGGCCAGCCAACGTCCTCTTCACTTGAGGCCGGATGGCAGGCACGGGTGGATCGCCTGGGTATCGGCGTACCGAGCCGCCCCGACCTGCTGGTCGCCCAAGCCTGGCTGCGCGGGATTCTGCCGGCGGATCGCCTGCGCCTGGATGCCTTGGTGGCGGAACTCTCACGTTATCGCCCCGGTGTTTTACGTTGTCATGAGCAGGTCTCAGGGTTACGCCTCACAGGCAGTTTTTCGCTGGATGACACCGATGCAGCCTTGACCCTGGTAGCGCGCACGCTACCGGTGCGAATCGAGCGCATGACGCGGTATTGGGTCTCGATCGTGCCCGCCTGA
- a CDS encoding sigma-70 family RNA polymerase sigma factor: protein MQDASPTSSVEQLYENHHGWLQGWLNRRLGHSADAEDLAHDTFIRVLRAPQQVRELRQPMAFLAAIANGLLVNRWRRQEIERAYLEALAARPEGGESSPEDRYLVIETLLQLDSLLIGLSERIRQIFFMSQLDGLTYPQIAAQLGLTVAQVQRAMGKAFSVCYASRFE, encoded by the coding sequence ATGCAGGATGCCAGCCCAACATCGTCCGTCGAACAGTTGTACGAGAATCATCACGGCTGGCTGCAGGGCTGGCTGAACCGGCGGTTGGGGCACAGTGCCGATGCCGAGGATCTGGCCCACGACACGTTCATCCGTGTGCTGCGCGCCCCTCAGCAGGTGCGCGAGTTGCGCCAGCCCATGGCGTTTCTCGCGGCGATTGCCAATGGACTGCTGGTCAATCGCTGGCGCCGCCAGGAGATCGAGCGGGCTTATCTTGAAGCGTTGGCTGCTCGGCCCGAAGGGGGGGAATCGTCACCCGAGGACCGGTATCTGGTGATCGAAACCTTGTTGCAACTCGACTCGCTGTTGATTGGGCTCTCTGAGCGCATACGGCAGATTTTCTTCATGTCTCAGCTCGACGGCCTGACGTATCCGCAGATCGCTGCGCAGTTGGGTTTGACTGTGGCTCAAGTGCAACGGGCCATGGGCAAGGCATTCAGTGTGTGCTATGCGAGCCGTTTCGAATGA
- a CDS encoding M48 family metallopeptidase, translating to MNALKLICLLIVFPLLLAALGGWERQRADETTTALVDYHVTVTIAKQQLQALAAKEPAATVDLVDEKISVQMALSRLAKIEAELPIAHRVNGAMRVLTPWVMGLGLLAALIGTAALAGTYWAGRRARQSRERLVQAFSLGSRLLPYVLVGHVVAVAAAVALALSFEGLGMWHIGRLGSGEVKLMAVLGVIAAFCVYSIWQLLRQLRPMLGMFKPEPLEMFGQVVTPALAPGLWRHVDELAGRLGALPPDHIVVSLAQGFYVTSSAATVQPANTLLQGRTLHVPLLYLGLLSREEISAVIGHELAHFVGQDTEYSLRFLPIYDGVNRSLEALLQTLLGSDLIQGWLMRPSLLFGVFFMQRFDHAVNHWSRERELLADAAGAQLVGPEAAASALLRMSVLQPHVEDALLALCEAGTATDLPDAVFTSLRECKLQPSAEALEIHQPHPTDSHPSNGERLQALHVPLDDTLRGAIREVDSDMANAQMDAYFSAPQALREQLSRDVMDMAVSENSAHTQLLETLAASAEGERRLHEGGQWRGVLMAVSGLPFVLAALFILSRVWLAPERLKGTPLSAVGAGACLGLIGLGLLWLGIRRFKRAPQTALRLTPEHFVFNNLAQPLPIEHIEEITLQFVQGIWVTVQLTPEAPLPVTRKTAFGVPGVRVNKKKRQVLLLMAQLCIDNKKIEPYEGLSLMLDYRNAALARKILQSHED from the coding sequence ATGAACGCCCTCAAACTGATCTGCCTCCTCATCGTTTTCCCACTGTTGCTGGCCGCCCTCGGCGGCTGGGAGCGTCAGCGTGCTGACGAAACCACCACGGCGCTGGTCGATTACCACGTCACTGTGACTATCGCTAAACAGCAACTCCAAGCGCTCGCAGCGAAGGAGCCGGCGGCGACGGTCGATCTGGTCGATGAAAAAATCAGCGTGCAAATGGCCCTCTCGCGCCTGGCAAAAATCGAAGCCGAACTGCCCATCGCCCACCGCGTGAACGGTGCGATGCGGGTCCTGACGCCGTGGGTGATGGGCTTGGGGCTGTTGGCGGCGTTGATTGGTACGGCTGCGTTGGCAGGTACGTACTGGGCCGGGCGGCGGGCACGGCAATCACGGGAGAGGTTAGTGCAGGCGTTCTCCCTGGGCAGCCGCCTGCTGCCTTATGTGCTGGTGGGCCATGTGGTGGCGGTGGCGGCGGCCGTCGCGTTGGCGTTGAGTTTCGAAGGCTTGGGGATGTGGCATATCGGCCGGCTGGGCAGCGGCGAAGTCAAGCTGATGGCGGTGCTGGGGGTGATCGCGGCGTTTTGTGTGTATTCGATCTGGCAGTTGCTCAGACAGCTGCGCCCTATGCTGGGGATGTTCAAGCCCGAGCCGCTGGAGATGTTCGGCCAGGTGGTGACGCCCGCGCTGGCTCCAGGGTTGTGGCGCCATGTGGACGAGCTGGCGGGTAGGCTCGGTGCGCTGCCACCGGACCACATCGTGGTGAGCCTGGCCCAGGGCTTTTACGTGACCTCCAGCGCGGCCACTGTGCAACCGGCGAATACTTTGCTGCAGGGGCGCACCTTGCATGTGCCGTTGCTGTATCTGGGCCTGCTGAGCCGTGAAGAAATCAGCGCGGTGATCGGCCATGAGCTGGCGCACTTTGTGGGGCAGGACACGGAATACAGCCTGCGCTTTTTGCCGATCTACGATGGGGTCAATCGCAGCCTGGAGGCGCTGCTGCAAACCCTGCTGGGCAGCGATTTGATCCAAGGCTGGCTGATGCGCCCGTCGTTGCTGTTCGGGGTGTTTTTCATGCAGCGTTTCGATCACGCGGTTAACCACTGGAGCCGTGAGCGCGAATTGCTGGCGGACGCTGCCGGCGCGCAGTTGGTGGGCCCTGAGGCGGCGGCTTCGGCGTTGTTGCGGATGTCGGTGTTGCAGCCGCACGTTGAGGATGCACTGTTGGCGTTGTGTGAGGCAGGTACGGCTACAGACCTGCCCGACGCCGTGTTCACGAGCTTGCGTGAGTGTAAATTGCAACCATCAGCCGAAGCCCTGGAGATTCATCAACCCCATCCCACCGACTCCCACCCCTCCAATGGCGAACGCCTGCAGGCGCTGCACGTGCCACTGGACGATACCCTGCGCGGCGCCATCCGCGAGGTGGATAGCGACATGGCGAATGCGCAGATGGATGCCTATTTCAGCGCCCCCCAGGCATTGCGCGAGCAGCTGTCTCGCGACGTGATGGACATGGCCGTGTCGGAGAACAGCGCGCACACCCAACTGCTGGAAACCTTGGCCGCTTCGGCCGAGGGTGAGCGCCGCCTGCATGAAGGCGGCCAGTGGCGCGGGGTGCTGATGGCGGTGTCGGGCCTGCCCTTTGTGCTGGCGGCCCTGTTTATCCTGAGTCGAGTCTGGCTCGCCCCGGAGCGTTTGAAAGGCACGCCGCTGTCGGCAGTCGGCGCGGGCGCGTGCCTGGGTCTTATCGGGCTGGGCCTGCTCTGGCTGGGCATCCGTCGATTCAAGCGCGCGCCGCAGACCGCGTTGCGCCTGACACCGGAGCATTTTGTGTTCAATAACCTGGCGCAACCGCTGCCCATCGAACATATCGAGGAGATCACGTTGCAGTTTGTCCAGGGCATCTGGGTAACCGTCCAACTGACGCCCGAGGCGCCGTTACCCGTAACGCGCAAAACCGCGTTCGGTGTACCCGGCGTGCGGGTCAACAAGAAGAAACGCCAGGTACTGCTGCTGATGGCACAGCTGTGTATCGACAATAAAAAGATCGAACCCTATGAGGGGTTGTCCTTGATGCTCGACTACAGGAATGCGGCGTTGGCGCGCAAAATTTTGCAGAGCCACGAGGACTGA
- a CDS encoding nucleoside 2-deoxyribosyltransferase, with translation MLKKRTIYLAAPLFNEAELAYNKSLKARLQAYFDIFLPQEDGLLLRDLVANGTSAALAERMVFDADIAAMKESDLFLVVLNGAHIDEGAAFELGFSFALGKRCVGLKSDIRQSLPTGNNPMINQSCERIFNSADALVTWLIATYAKKQHFSV, from the coding sequence ATGCTTAAAAAACGTACGATTTACCTCGCGGCTCCGCTTTTTAACGAAGCAGAGTTAGCATATAACAAATCCCTCAAAGCCAGACTCCAAGCCTACTTTGATATATTTTTGCCACAAGAGGATGGACTACTGCTACGGGACTTAGTAGCAAACGGTACATCGGCAGCGCTAGCAGAGAGGATGGTTTTCGATGCCGACATAGCTGCCATGAAGGAGTCGGATCTTTTCCTAGTTGTCCTAAACGGTGCTCATATTGATGAGGGGGCCGCATTCGAACTTGGTTTTTCTTTTGCGCTCGGAAAACGATGCGTAGGACTAAAGAGCGATATTCGGCAATCATTGCCAACAGGCAATAATCCGATGATAAATCAAAGCTGCGAAAGAATCTTCAACTCTGCAGATGCTCTAGTTACTTGGCTTATCGCCACCTACGCTAAGAAGCAGCACTTTAGCGTTTAA
- a CDS encoding DUF2971 domain-containing protein → MKQLFKYMSEPRDFFEKGFIRLSQPSVLNDPFEAAFCRKSLDELASHFDEPTSWDPEFGELKFSQYVDLRMHHIGVISFTESKENLLMWAHYANEHKGIVAGVAYHHEMGSIFESLFRADSLINSAWGEEWSKFDGAPVPVFYRKGLRYRNDKFDYDYSNISAEGADRVLYEVFLQKSDEWIYEQEHRVILRLEQADRVIVPNISSIGNLHIQNRIKNSSYSILNTDSRSCIVNLFEVADGAERTAVAMELAKLSKNPKTIYLMKLSSSSINNCLIGLNSNFTKADIQGKHACSTGYLDIWKATRNMDYYSIEFEEI, encoded by the coding sequence TTGAAGCAGCTCTTTAAATACATGAGCGAACCTCGGGACTTTTTCGAGAAAGGATTTATTCGTCTCTCGCAACCAAGCGTATTGAATGATCCATTTGAGGCGGCGTTCTGCCGTAAAAGTTTAGATGAACTGGCCAGTCACTTCGATGAACCGACCTCTTGGGATCCAGAATTTGGAGAGTTGAAATTTTCGCAGTATGTTGATTTACGGATGCACCACATCGGCGTGATAAGTTTCACTGAAAGTAAAGAAAATTTACTAATGTGGGCACATTATGCCAATGAACACAAAGGGATTGTTGCTGGTGTAGCATACCACCATGAAATGGGGTCAATTTTTGAGAGTCTATTTAGGGCAGACTCCTTGATAAATTCTGCCTGGGGCGAGGAATGGTCGAAATTCGATGGCGCTCCTGTGCCTGTTTTTTATAGAAAAGGCTTGAGATACCGAAACGACAAGTTTGATTATGACTATTCAAATATCTCAGCAGAGGGTGCCGATAGGGTTCTATATGAGGTTTTTTTACAAAAGAGTGATGAGTGGATTTATGAACAAGAGCATCGCGTGATTCTTAGGCTGGAGCAAGCTGATCGAGTGATAGTTCCAAACATCAGCTCTATTGGCAATTTGCACATACAAAACAGGATCAAAAACTCAAGCTATTCAATTTTAAACACCGATTCACGCTCATGCATTGTTAATCTATTTGAGGTTGCCGACGGCGCTGAGCGAACGGCTGTAGCAATGGAGTTGGCCAAGTTAAGCAAAAATCCCAAGACTATATATCTGATGAAATTATCATCTAGCTCAATAAATAATTGCTTGATAGGCTTAAATTCGAACTTTACCAAAGCTGACATTCAAGGAAAGCACGCCTGTTCTACCGGATATTTGGATATCTGGAAAGCCACCAGAAACATGGACTATTACAGCATAGAGTTTGAGGAAATATAA
- a CDS encoding TonB-dependent siderophore receptor yields the protein MTSPSRALRARTLGLLLLSVQPLCSLPVFAAGSSQHYSIDAGPLDSALSRFGAQAGITMAGSSTLTAGKKTQGLQGDFSTEAGLAQLLLGSGLTYERQDDGSLLLVPSNGDVLELAPTAISGTAYDTSLGRNDGLVASRTMSANKTDTSIMETPQSISVVTRKQIDAQQPQSIGQVLRYTAGVNGEANGVDTRRDTISIRGFDATTGGGIYRDGLRQYSFANQSRAVGEVYGLERVEVLRGPSSVLYGQSSPGGMVNVISKRPTDEPLHELVAQAGSFDRKQLAADFGGPLSEDGVLTYRLTGLWRDSGTQIDYARDDRKFIAPAISWRPSDDTSLTVLASFQKDRNVLGYYALPRVGTLDSSRYGRIATDRFVGDPDFDKYDVEQWSLGYQFEHHLNDIWTFRQNARYSRSYQEQRTIYQYGLDDDQRTVGRFGYLGHEKVKNALLDNHFQAQWNAGRFEHTTLVGIDLQHASTNQLGGGNVVDPLDVYAPVYHQDYSDLDASYDINQRRQLDQAGVYLSEQLKFDEHWVFNLGGRQDWARSKTVHYATDTAADLKQRDHAFTWRTGVMYLADNGLAPYASYSESFFPNITAVARDGSAFEPETGRQYEVGIKFQPKGSDSYVTVSLFDLTRQNVLTADPANNRFSVATGEIQSRGIELEIKAQVSDALELMANYSYSHLEITRSNTADEKGNQPGNTPEQLASLWSQYTIQGGALSGLAIGGGVRYVGKSYIDSQNSEGIPHYTLFDASLSYDLGKLSSSYAGAKLALNASNLTDETYVSQCGYTGDSCKYGYRRNVTGSVSYNW from the coding sequence ATGACTTCACCTTCCCGCGCCCTGCGTGCCCGTACGCTTGGACTGTTGTTGCTCAGCGTGCAACCGCTTTGCAGCCTTCCAGTCTTTGCCGCGGGTAGTTCGCAGCATTACAGCATCGACGCTGGCCCCCTGGATTCTGCGCTGTCACGTTTCGGCGCACAGGCGGGGATTACCATGGCGGGCAGCTCAACGCTGACGGCCGGCAAGAAAACCCAGGGGCTGCAAGGCGATTTCAGTACTGAGGCCGGCCTGGCGCAGCTCTTGCTCGGCTCTGGGCTGACCTATGAGCGCCAGGACGACGGTAGCCTGCTGCTGGTACCGAGCAACGGCGACGTGCTGGAGCTAGCGCCGACCGCCATCAGTGGCACCGCCTACGACACCTCGTTAGGCCGCAACGATGGCCTGGTCGCCAGCCGGACCATGAGTGCCAACAAGACCGATACGTCGATCATGGAAACGCCGCAATCGATCAGCGTGGTCACCCGTAAGCAAATCGATGCCCAGCAGCCACAAAGCATCGGGCAGGTGCTGCGCTACACCGCCGGGGTCAATGGTGAAGCCAACGGTGTCGATACCCGGCGCGACACGATTAGTATTCGTGGCTTTGACGCGACGACTGGCGGTGGTATCTATCGCGATGGCCTGCGCCAGTACAGCTTTGCCAACCAGAGCCGTGCCGTGGGTGAAGTCTATGGGCTGGAGCGCGTGGAAGTGCTGCGCGGGCCATCGTCGGTGCTCTACGGTCAAAGCTCACCGGGCGGCATGGTCAACGTGATCAGCAAGCGTCCCACCGATGAGCCGCTGCATGAACTGGTGGCGCAGGCAGGCAGTTTTGATCGCAAGCAATTGGCTGCGGACTTCGGCGGGCCGCTTAGCGAGGACGGCGTCTTGACTTATCGCCTCACCGGGCTGTGGCGAGACAGCGGTACGCAAATCGACTACGCCCGTGATGACCGTAAATTCATCGCCCCGGCAATCAGTTGGCGCCCCTCGGACGACACCTCGCTGACGGTGCTGGCGTCCTTTCAAAAAGACCGCAATGTGCTGGGCTACTACGCGTTGCCCCGGGTAGGCACACTCGACAGCTCGCGTTACGGACGGATCGCTACGGATCGTTTTGTCGGCGACCCTGACTTCGACAAATATGATGTAGAACAGTGGTCACTGGGGTATCAGTTTGAACATCACCTCAATGATATCTGGACATTCCGCCAGAACGCCCGTTACAGCCGTTCCTACCAGGAACAGCGCACGATTTACCAATACGGCCTGGATGACGACCAGCGCACCGTGGGCCGCTTCGGTTATCTGGGCCACGAAAAGGTGAAGAATGCGCTGCTCGATAACCACTTCCAGGCCCAGTGGAACGCCGGCCGTTTCGAACATACAACGCTGGTCGGCATCGACTTGCAACACGCCAGTACCAACCAGTTGGGGGGTGGCAACGTGGTTGATCCCCTGGATGTGTATGCGCCGGTCTATCACCAGGATTACAGCGACCTGGACGCTTCTTACGACATCAACCAGCGTCGTCAGCTTGACCAGGCGGGGGTGTATCTCTCGGAACAGCTCAAATTCGACGAACATTGGGTCTTCAACCTGGGCGGTCGCCAAGACTGGGCACGCTCGAAAACGGTCCATTACGCCACCGATACGGCGGCAGACCTCAAGCAGCGCGATCACGCCTTCACGTGGCGGACCGGTGTGATGTACCTGGCAGACAACGGCCTGGCGCCCTACGCGAGCTATTCGGAGTCGTTTTTCCCTAACATCACGGCAGTGGCGCGTGACGGCAGTGCCTTCGAACCCGAAACCGGTCGCCAGTACGAAGTCGGGATCAAATTCCAACCCAAGGGCAGTGACAGCTACGTGACCGTCTCGCTGTTCGACCTGACGCGGCAAAATGTACTGACTGCCGATCCTGCCAACAATCGTTTCTCGGTGGCGACCGGAGAAATCCAGTCGCGCGGTATCGAACTGGAAATCAAGGCGCAGGTGTCCGATGCGCTGGAGTTGATGGCCAACTACAGCTATTCACACCTTGAAATTACCCGCAGCAATACGGCCGATGAGAAAGGCAATCAACCTGGCAATACCCCTGAACAACTGGCCTCGCTCTGGTCGCAATACACCATTCAGGGCGGCGCGCTATCGGGCTTGGCGATAGGGGGAGGAGTACGCTATGTCGGCAAGAGCTATATCGACTCGCAAAACAGCGAAGGCATTCCCCACTACACGCTATTTGACGCCAGCCTGAGCTACGACCTGGGCAAGCTGTCTTCATCCTATGCAGGGGCGAAGCTGGCGCTCAATGCGTCCAACCTGACCGACGAAACCTATGTGTCCCAGTGTGGTTACACCGGCGACAGCTGCAAATACGGGTATCGCCGAAATGTGACCGGGTCGGTGAGTTACAACTGGTAA
- a CDS encoding OprD family porin — MLKQRMSLIALGILSASTAMANDQEQSKGFVEDSHLNIAARNAYISRDYKNGKQDKAEWGQGFIGKFESGFTQGTVGVGVDVIGQYAIRLDGGQGRAGAGGIDFFKQGNGTTNPDGSANPGSAPHDLAKGGAAVKFRVSNTVLKYGDQFPNVPVLAYDNSRLLSETFTGTSIVSKEIAGLQLDAGHFTKEARKSAEGTDSGRLKSIDYVGGSYKFTENLSAALYASDMQDVLKKQYVNVNYVLALPEKQSLTFDFNGYKTKLDKSFALENQGSEDARDNKIWSLGATWAVGPHSFTVAHQRSTGDTGYLYGGYRNAGGIGDGGNTILLANSYWSDFNGKDERSWQAGYGLDFSTFGVPGLTYNVAYVRGTNIDDGSNRGNGTEREIFNQFKYVVQSGPAKDLSLRARASWLRVSSNADKYNVGGNEIRLFADYPINVF; from the coding sequence ATGTTGAAGCAACGGATGAGTCTGATCGCTCTGGGGATTTTGAGCGCATCGACAGCAATGGCAAACGACCAGGAGCAATCCAAGGGTTTTGTTGAAGACAGCCACCTGAACATCGCGGCCCGTAACGCCTACATCAGCCGCGACTACAAAAACGGCAAGCAAGACAAAGCCGAATGGGGCCAAGGCTTCATCGGCAAGTTCGAGTCCGGCTTCACCCAAGGCACTGTCGGTGTGGGTGTGGACGTGATCGGCCAATATGCTATCCGTCTGGACGGTGGCCAAGGTCGCGCCGGCGCGGGGGGGATCGACTTCTTCAAGCAGGGTAATGGCACCACTAACCCAGATGGCTCGGCAAACCCTGGCTCGGCACCACACGACCTGGCCAAAGGCGGCGCAGCGGTCAAGTTCCGCGTCTCCAACACGGTGCTCAAGTACGGTGATCAGTTCCCTAACGTTCCGGTCCTGGCCTACGACAACTCCCGTCTGCTGTCCGAAACGTTCACGGGTACGTCGATCGTCTCCAAAGAGATCGCCGGCCTGCAACTCGACGCCGGTCACTTCACCAAGGAAGCTCGCAAGAGCGCCGAAGGTACCGACAGCGGCCGTCTGAAAAGCATCGACTACGTCGGTGGCAGCTACAAATTCACCGAAAACCTGTCGGCCGCGCTGTACGCCTCCGACATGCAAGACGTGCTGAAGAAGCAATACGTCAACGTCAACTACGTGCTGGCCCTGCCAGAGAAACAGTCGCTGACCTTTGACTTCAATGGCTACAAGACCAAGCTGGACAAGAGCTTCGCCCTGGAAAACCAAGGCAGCGAAGACGCTCGCGACAACAAGATCTGGAGCCTGGGCGCCACATGGGCTGTCGGCCCGCACAGCTTCACCGTCGCTCACCAGCGCAGCACGGGCGACACCGGCTACCTGTACGGCGGCTACCGCAACGCTGGCGGCATCGGCGACGGCGGCAACACCATCCTGCTGGCCAACTCCTACTGGTCCGACTTCAACGGCAAGGACGAGCGCTCCTGGCAGGCCGGCTACGGCCTGGACTTCAGCACCTTCGGCGTGCCTGGCCTGACCTACAACGTGGCCTACGTGCGCGGTACCAACATTGACGACGGTTCCAACCGTGGCAATGGCACCGAGCGCGAGATCTTCAACCAGTTCAAATACGTCGTGCAGAGCGGCCCGGCCAAAGACCTGAGCCTGCGTGCTCGTGCGTCCTGGTTGCGCGTTTCCAGCAATGCCGACAAGTACAACGTAGGCGGTAACGAAATCCGTCTGTTCGCCGACTACCCGATCAACGTTTTCTAA
- a CDS encoding DUF6429 family protein, with the protein MEYDDKLIEEAVLALLATFSFDNGNAWKGFDFETMNRLHEHGFISNPVNKNKSIWLTAEGLERGRQIADRLFGVRTQVEHESDLDT; encoded by the coding sequence ATGGAATACGACGATAAACTGATTGAAGAAGCCGTGCTTGCCCTGTTGGCAACCTTCAGTTTTGATAACGGCAATGCTTGGAAAGGGTTCGACTTCGAGACCATGAACCGATTGCATGAACATGGTTTCATCAGTAATCCGGTGAACAAGAACAAATCGATTTGGTTGACGGCTGAAGGGCTGGAGCGAGGCCGGCAGATAGCCGACCGGTTATTTGGGGTAAGAACTCAAGTGGAGCATGAATCCGACTTGGATACCTGA